A portion of the Sulfurimonas sp. genome contains these proteins:
- the thrC gene encoding threonine synthase, whose product MNFIQTRGCDKNKPQSVTFSEAILSPIASFGGLYVPESLPELGEEFLNKHLNSSYKELASDMLGRFEIDIEKSVIDEALALYDKFDNPSNPVPVVKVKENLYVSELYHGPTRAFKDMALQPFGVVLSSIAQKRNEHYLILAATSGDTGPAALETFKNRANVQVACLYPNGGTSDVQRLQMVTEDAKNLKVIGINGVFDDAQNALKRLLASDEFKSALKEKNILLSAANSVNFGRIIFQIIYHIHSYLELVRQKGIVMGEKVYLNVPSGNFGNALGAYYAWKMGLPVLKIVISSNENNVLTKLIKTGKYDLRDSHVVSTTSPAMDILKSSNVERVLYDMFGYERTRELMESLESKNFYELSADELAQLQNSFDADFCNGKEGKKYIKDTFYDNGYLMDPHTATCMKSYETCSNPEIKTIAYSTAEWTKFSPVIANALTGEVDAQDIKALVAISKEAKLEIPPMIKELFSKEIVQKSVIEKEDIEKEILKFL is encoded by the coding sequence ATGAACTTTATTCAAACTCGCGGATGCGATAAAAACAAGCCCCAAAGCGTTACATTTTCAGAAGCTATTCTAAGTCCTATCGCCTCTTTCGGCGGTCTTTATGTTCCGGAGAGTTTACCGGAACTTGGTGAGGAGTTTTTAAATAAACATTTAAACTCTTCATATAAAGAGTTGGCTTCGGATATGTTAGGTCGTTTTGAGATTGATATTGAAAAAAGCGTAATAGATGAAGCGCTTGCTCTTTATGACAAGTTTGACAATCCCTCAAATCCGGTACCTGTTGTAAAAGTAAAAGAGAATCTTTATGTAAGCGAACTCTATCACGGACCGACCCGCGCATTTAAAGATATGGCGCTTCAACCTTTTGGTGTCGTACTCTCATCAATTGCACAAAAAAGAAACGAACACTATCTGATTTTAGCTGCAACGAGCGGCGATACGGGTCCTGCTGCGCTTGAGACTTTTAAAAATCGTGCAAATGTTCAAGTGGCATGCCTCTATCCAAATGGCGGAACAAGCGATGTTCAAAGACTTCAGATGGTCACGGAAGATGCAAAAAACTTAAAAGTTATCGGTATAAACGGTGTTTTTGATGATGCGCAAAATGCACTGAAGAGACTTTTGGCTTCCGATGAATTTAAATCTGCACTCAAAGAGAAAAACATATTGCTCTCGGCTGCAAACTCGGTAAATTTCGGACGAATTATTTTTCAAATCATATATCATATTCATAGTTATTTAGAGCTTGTCCGTCAAAAAGGCATCGTTATGGGAGAAAAAGTTTATCTGAATGTTCCTAGCGGAAATTTCGGAAATGCTCTTGGTGCTTACTATGCGTGGAAAATGGGGTTGCCTGTTCTTAAGATTGTTATTTCGTCAAACGAGAACAATGTTTTAACAAAACTTATAAAAACCGGAAAATATGATTTAAGGGATTCGCATGTCGTGAGTACAACTTCGCCGGCGATGGACATTTTAAAATCCTCAAATGTCGAGAGAGTTCTTTATGATATGTTCGGATATGAGAGAACTAGAGAGTTGATGGAGAGTTTAGAGAGTAAAAACTTTTATGAGCTTAGTGCAGATGAGCTGGCGCAACTTCAAAATAGTTTCGATGCTGATTTTTGTAATGGCAAAGAGGGTAAAAAATATATCAAAGATACATTTTATGACAATGGTTATCTGATGGATCCTCATACTGCAACATGTATGAAATCTTATGAGACATGTTCAAATCCTGAGATAAAAACTATCGCATATTCAACTGCCGAGTGGACAAAATTTTCTCCGGTTATTGCAAATGCGCTAACAGGCGAAGTCGACGCACAGGATATAAAAGCTCTGGTTGCTATATCTAAAGAAGCAAAACTTGAGATTCCGCCAATGATAAAAGAGTTATTTAGCAAAGAGATAGTTCAAAAAAGTGTTATAGAAAAAGAAGATATAGAAAAAGAGATATTGAAGTTTTTATAA
- a CDS encoding GNAT family N-acetyltransferase — protein MQLSIETLCKKNRDGFDEFYAIYSISFPLSEQKSKEELLKMLHSPCYTIFISKNSNKTTGFCIIFHSPQTSFYLLEYMAVDTTQRSSGIGSKLFSYATRQIFSKNGVKPLLIEIDSSEEKNNEQAIREKREQFYKKLGCRKINPLDYILAIKNDKIAPPMKLLVYHTKMQNVLKPQLQEWLEDIYMLVYGCSKDDERIAKMLYDLPQTLNLI, from the coding sequence ATGCAACTTTCAATAGAGACTCTTTGTAAAAAAAATAGAGATGGTTTTGATGAGTTTTATGCCATTTACTCCATCTCATTTCCGCTGAGTGAGCAGAAATCAAAAGAAGAACTTTTGAAAATGCTACACTCCCCTTGTTACACGATTTTTATCTCCAAAAACAGTAATAAAACTACAGGTTTTTGTATCATCTTTCATTCGCCGCAAACTTCATTTTACCTTTTAGAATATATGGCAGTTGACACAACCCAAAGAAGTTCAGGAATAGGTTCAAAACTTTTTTCTTATGCCACTAGGCAAATATTTAGTAAAAACGGTGTTAAACCTTTGCTTATAGAGATAGACTCATCTGAAGAAAAAAATAACGAACAGGCAATAAGAGAAAAAAGAGAGCAATTTTATAAAAAACTAGGATGCAGAAAAATTAATCCGCTTGATTATATTTTAGCGATAAAAAATGACAAAATAGCACCTCCTATGAAACTTTTAGTGTACCATACCAAGATGCAAAATGTTTTAAAACCGCAACTTCAAGAGTGGTTGGAAGATATCTATATGCTTGTTTACGGATGTTCTAAAGATGATGAACGCATCGCTAAAATGCTTTATGATCTACCGCAAACTTTAAATCTTATTTAG
- a CDS encoding pyrroline-5-carboxylate reductase has translation MKTITFIGNGNMALSIAKGLKNSYKIEIVGRSFEQLNKFENELGAQVEKALLDGFNIEGKTVILCVKPANVEDVAAKIKGRAGVIYSVLAGTTVQKLKQYLNPYAVVRCMPNLAASVGRSMTTLTGDEAFKSEAEELLGAIGTTLWLGSEKELDIATALAGSGPAYLALIAEALADGAVKQGMKRADAMATMRGLFGGFGELIQDIHPALLKDAVMSPGGTTAAGYSALENGSVRASCINAIEKAYKRATEL, from the coding sequence ATGAAAACTATCACTTTTATCGGAAACGGAAATATGGCACTTAGCATAGCTAAGGGTTTAAAAAATAGCTATAAAATCGAAATTGTAGGTAGAAGTTTTGAACAGCTTAATAAATTTGAAAACGAACTCGGCGCTCAAGTAGAAAAAGCGCTATTAGACGGGTTTAATATTGAGGGTAAAACAGTTATTTTGTGCGTTAAGCCTGCAAATGTTGAAGATGTTGCCGCTAAAATAAAAGGAAGAGCAGGAGTTATTTACTCTGTCCTTGCTGGAACGACGGTGCAAAAATTAAAACAGTATCTAAACCCGTATGCAGTCGTTAGATGTATGCCAAACTTAGCCGCAAGTGTGGGCAGATCTATGACTACGCTTACCGGAGATGAAGCATTTAAAAGTGAAGCGGAGGAGCTGTTGGGAGCAATCGGCACGACACTTTGGCTGGGAAGCGAAAAAGAGCTTGATATCGCAACGGCACTTGCCGGAAGCGGACCTGCCTACTTAGCGCTTATTGCCGAAGCACTGGCTGACGGAGCTGTTAAGCAAGGAATGAAAAGAGCCGATGCAATGGCAACTATGCGCGGTCTTTTTGGCGGTTTTGGCGAACTGATACAAGATATCCACCCTGCACTTCTAAAAGATGCAGTAATGAGCCCCGGAGGGACAACCGCAGCAGGATACAGTGCTCTTGAGAATGGAAGTGTCAGAGCTTCATGCATAAACGCTATCGAAAAAGCTTATAAAAGAGCGACTGAACTTTAG
- a CDS encoding glutamate-5-semialdehyde dehydrogenase, translating into MEQFLAEAKRSSRVIGTISGAEKNRILREMANSLRANSMDLLEANALDMSEADKNSLSSALKDRLLLDEKRINAMAVAVEEIAALKEPVGRVLDGWVTEDGLKIEKVSIPIGVIGIIYESRPNVTSDTAALCFKSSNVCVLKGGKEAENSNRAIAKILQSVLEKNNLPKSLISLIPDSSREGVAKLIKMDKYVDLIIPRGGEGLIKYVCDNATVSVVKHDKGQCHTYIDKDAKLDDAIKIAINAKVQRPGVCNAMETLLVDSAIAKNALPLLKAEFDKAHTELKGCINTQAIIDVAFATEKDYDTEYLANILNIRVVDGVEGAIEHIVRFGSGHSEAIITQNITSAEMFLNAIDAAAVYVNASTRFTDGGAFGFGAEVGISTNKLHARGPMGIEGLTTYKFKIYGSGQIR; encoded by the coding sequence ATGGAACAATTTTTAGCGGAGGCAAAGCGTTCAAGCAGAGTTATAGGTACTATAAGCGGAGCAGAGAAAAATAGAATTTTAAGAGAGATGGCTAACTCTTTAAGAGCAAACAGTATGGATTTGCTTGAAGCCAATGCGCTTGATATGTCTGAGGCAGATAAAAACTCTCTAAGTTCTGCTCTAAAAGACAGATTGCTTTTAGACGAGAAACGCATTAACGCGATGGCTGTGGCAGTTGAGGAGATAGCCGCACTTAAAGAACCTGTAGGGCGCGTTCTTGACGGATGGGTGACGGAAGACGGGCTAAAGATAGAAAAAGTCTCTATTCCTATCGGTGTTATAGGAATTATTTATGAATCTCGCCCGAATGTTACAAGCGATACTGCCGCACTCTGTTTTAAAAGTTCAAATGTCTGTGTTTTAAAAGGAGGGAAAGAGGCTGAGAATTCAAATAGAGCCATAGCAAAAATACTCCAAAGTGTTTTAGAGAAAAACAATCTGCCAAAATCTTTAATCTCTTTAATTCCGGACTCCTCAAGAGAGGGAGTCGCAAAACTAATCAAGATGGATAAATATGTTGACTTGATTATTCCTCGCGGCGGAGAAGGGCTTATAAAGTATGTATGCGACAATGCAACGGTAAGCGTAGTTAAGCACGATAAAGGGCAGTGCCATACTTATATAGATAAAGACGCGAAACTAGACGATGCTATAAAAATTGCCATAAATGCAAAAGTTCAACGCCCCGGTGTATGTAATGCGATGGAGACACTTTTGGTTGATAGCGCAATAGCAAAAAATGCACTCCCTCTTTTAAAGGCGGAGTTTGACAAGGCGCATACGGAGTTAAAAGGATGCATAAACACTCAAGCGATAATTGATGTAGCGTTTGCCACCGAGAAAGATTATGATACGGAGTATTTGGCAAATATTTTAAATATCAGAGTAGTTGACGGCGTAGAGGGTGCGATAGAGCATATCGTACGATTTGGTTCTGGTCACTCGGAAGCGATTATTACCCAAAATATAACTTCGGCAGAGATGTTCTTAAATGCAATAGATGCAGCGGCAGTTTATGTAAATGCTTCAACCCGTTTTACCGACGGCGGGGCTTTTGGTTTCGGTGC